GTCGCCCGTTTCACGCCAATATCGTCAAAGAGCAGGCTCGGCGCGATGGTGGTCTGCGGCACAGTGCCGAGCGAGTTCGAAACGTAAGGATCGTTCCCCGCCGCAACAATATCGGACCGCAGGCTGCGATTGTCGAGTTCATCGAAGATCGCGCCGCGAACGAGCTGGCGCGTCCCGTCAGGATGTACGAGATAGAGCAGGCGCGGCAGAAGTTCGCCGCCAAGTGTTTCGACCGAATAGACGTCGCGACCCTGCTCCTTCGCCATCGAGAGGAGGCGCTTATTCAACTCGCCTCGCGACAATGGCTGGTTCGACTTCACCAGGATGACTCCGGCGCGGGAGTGAGCTGCCTGCGCCGGGGCAGCTCGTCCATGGCCGTTCGAGGTGTCAAAGTCCTTGATAGGCTCCCGGCCGATAAGAAAGTTTTCAAGCTTGCCGTTGACGATGATATCGACCGGCTGCGCTGGAACGCCCTCGTCATCGATATCGTAAGCGCCAAGCAGCGCCTTACCGTCGAACTTCGCCTGCAGCGGATCGTCGTTAACGCTGAGCATCTGCGGAAGAACACGCGCTTTGAAGCTCGAGGAGTAAGCGCCGTTGGTGCGTGCCGTAGTTCCCATCTCGGGCCGATCGGCTTCGATGTTAGGCACCAGCAGCCTATCGATGACGTCAGCCGAAGCGTCACCGCTGAAGAGCACAGGCCCATGGTAATCATCCGCTGAGACCACCGGCGCGTTACGAAGCTCCTCAAAGCTCTTCAGATCCTCAATCGTGCGTTTGTGGAAAGCCGCAGCGCTCTCGAGCTCCTTCGGGTTTACGGCAACGGTGCCGTTATCGCGGCTCAGGCGCATCCCGTCTGCTGCCTGTCCGCCTACGCTGATCGCTCCCTCGTAACCCGTATAACCGTGCCGTACCACCGTCCCTTCCGTGTTGACGAGGTAGCGGTTGAGCGCGATGCCGCGAATGTTTGCGACCGAATACTGCACGTGCTCCGCGAACGTACGAACCTGGGGGTCAGAGACGAAGAGACCGCTGGCTTCGACGATGCGGCGCTTCCACTCGTCGCGATCAAGCTCAAGCGTCACGACGGGCGAAACCTGGACAACCGGTTTAGCCTGCGCAAAGTCGGGCTGGGCCTGCAGAGACTGAAACTGCTTCAGCGCAGCTTGCTTGGCCGAATAAGCCCGAAGCGCATTCTTGTAAGCAGTGTCGGTCGCCGTCCAGAGCGCGTACCGTAGCGCTTCGGGATCGTTGTCCGTAGGCGCAAGCTCCAGGGTGCCATCGCCGCGGCTCGTGCTGCTGTCCACGGCATAGTCTCCAATGCGCACGGTCACCCGGACGATGCGCTGACGGTTCTCTTCCTCGCGGGTAAGTGCGCCATAGTTGGCGACTGCCTCGTAGGAGGCCAGATCGTCCAGCCGGTACTCCACGAAGTAGGGATGCTGCATCCCGGGAAGCAGCAGAGCCTTCTCGCGCTCAAGCTCTACCTGCATCGCGTGGAGCAGGGGATCGTTCACGGTAGGAGAAGTCTCTGCGCAAGCAGGATTTGTAACTGCAATCGCACAAAATAGAGGAGTCAAAAAAAGAGCTGCCGAAAAGCTGCCAATTTGTAACTTATTAAGTAAATTCACTACTGGCCACCCTTTCCGTCGGTAGAAGCAGCTGCTCCAGGCGGCGGAAGAATAGGCGGTCGCGCCGTTCCCTGAGCCTGACGTTGAGTCTCAATCTCGCTGACCAGCATGGCCGGGGCCACGGCGCTGACAGGGATGCTCCCCGATTCGGCTCCGCAGATCCCGTTGAAGATGTCCTGCTTGTCATTGGTGGCGAGAATGCGATTCAATGCCGCCTGCGGCGTGCCCACAATGCTGACGCCACGCACAAGTTCATCCGGGCGGCCATCGACATACACGCGGTAGACAACCAGAGGAATTACCTGAAAGGCTTGCGGCGACCGGCGCGTGGTAACGGCAAAACCCGAAGAGATGTCCTCAAAGTAGAGACCGTAAGCTTTGCCCTGCTTCTTCGCCTCAGCCTTCAGCATCTCGCGCAGTTCGGCATCGCTGACAGTCTTTGAGGAGGTGACGATCAGGTTCCCTTGGCGGCCCGTCGGCATGTGTCCCGTCTCGGCTCGCCCATGTCCATTGGAGGTGGAGAAGCTGGCGATCGGAAGCCGCGACATCAGGAAGGTGTCGAGGACGCCGTCTTTAATCAGGTCCACACGACGCGCCTGCTGGCCCTCGTCGTCGTAGCTATAGTGCCCGCTGAGAGACACACCGTGGAAATCGGCAAGCGTGGGATCGTCGGAGACGCTGAGAAACGGCGGAAGAATCTGTTTGCCAAGCAGCTTGGTAAAGGTCTGCCCTTCGTCATCCCCACGTTGGCGTTGGCCTTCCAGGCGATGCCCAAGCACCTCGTGAAAGAAGACGGCAGACGCGCGCCCACTCAG
The nucleotide sequence above comes from Tunturibacter empetritectus. Encoded proteins:
- a CDS encoding metallopeptidase TldD-related protein; protein product: MNDPLLHAMQVELEREKALLLPGMQHPYFVEYRLDDLASYEAVANYGALTREEENRQRIVRVTVRIGDYAVDSSTSRGDGTLELAPTDNDPEALRYALWTATDTAYKNALRAYSAKQAALKQFQSLQAQPDFAQAKPVVQVSPVVTLELDRDEWKRRIVEASGLFVSDPQVRTFAEHVQYSVANIRGIALNRYLVNTEGTVVRHGYTGYEGAISVGGQAADGMRLSRDNGTVAVNPKELESAAAFHKRTIEDLKSFEELRNAPVVSADDYHGPVLFSGDASADVIDRLLVPNIEADRPEMGTTARTNGAYSSSFKARVLPQMLSVNDDPLQAKFDGKALLGAYDIDDEGVPAQPVDIIVNGKLENFLIGREPIKDFDTSNGHGRAAPAQAAHSRAGVILVKSNQPLSRGELNKRLLSMAKEQGRDVYSVETLGGELLPRLLYLVHPDGTRQLVRGAIFDELDNRSLRSDIVAAGNDPYVSNSLGTVPQTTIAPSLLFDDIGVKRATLEQQKLPYYEPPALPGR